From Cellulomonas fimi ATCC 484, a single genomic window includes:
- a CDS encoding glucose 1-dehydrogenase, with protein MTDQTTPQDPRSQQPGEEAQSPEQIPHPGLTEQMEHQPDHGESTYTGADRLAGKRALITGADSGIGRAVALAFAREGADVVLSYLPEEEEDARETARLVEEAGRRAVHAPGDIREEQVCIDLVETTVRELGGIDVLVNNAAYQMAQEDGLLGITTEQLDRVFKTNLYALFWITKAAVPHMQPGSSIISTSSIQAAQPSPQLLDYATTKAGILNFTRGLAQQLGEKGIRVNAVCPGPIWTPLIPATMDPEKVDQFGADTPLGRAGQPAELAPAYVFLASQESSYVSGDYIAVTGGKPL; from the coding sequence ATGACGGACCAGACCACGCCTCAGGACCCCCGTTCGCAGCAGCCCGGTGAGGAGGCCCAGTCGCCCGAGCAGATCCCGCACCCGGGTCTGACCGAGCAGATGGAGCACCAGCCGGACCACGGCGAGTCGACCTACACGGGTGCCGACCGGCTCGCGGGCAAGCGTGCGCTGATCACGGGCGCGGACTCGGGCATCGGCCGCGCGGTCGCGCTGGCGTTCGCCCGAGAGGGCGCCGACGTCGTGCTGTCCTACCTGCCCGAGGAGGAGGAGGACGCGCGCGAGACGGCGCGGCTCGTCGAGGAGGCCGGTCGCCGCGCGGTGCACGCGCCGGGAGACATCCGCGAGGAGCAGGTCTGCATCGACCTCGTCGAGACGACCGTGCGCGAGCTCGGTGGCATCGACGTGCTCGTCAACAACGCGGCGTACCAGATGGCGCAGGAGGACGGCCTGCTCGGCATCACCACGGAGCAGCTCGACCGTGTCTTCAAGACCAACCTCTACGCCCTGTTCTGGATCACCAAGGCCGCCGTGCCGCACATGCAGCCCGGCTCCTCGATCATCAGCACGAGCTCGATCCAGGCCGCGCAGCCCAGCCCGCAGCTGCTCGACTACGCGACGACCAAGGCCGGCATCCTCAACTTCACGCGCGGGCTGGCGCAGCAGCTCGGCGAGAAGGGCATCCGCGTCAACGCCGTGTGCCCCGGCCCGATCTGGACGCCCCTCATCCCGGCGACGATGGACCCCGAGAAGGTCGACCAGTTCGGCGCCGACACGCCCCTCGGACGCGCCGGACAGCCCGCCGAGCTCGCCCCCGCCTACGTGTTCCTCGCGTCCCAGGAGTCGAGCTACGTGAGCGGCGACTACATCGCGGTCACGGGCGGCAAGCCGCTCTGA
- a CDS encoding MFS transporter: MAPSHPRLQRDRFTVALYGCFVVWGWLLYSFNPSVPLLADDLGITGAQAGLHGTAMAAGAILTAFLTPRSVRARGRRWSLLAACAVVVAGTVLLLTASVLAVSLVGMFVLAIGGNLAISSAQPGLAQHHGPAASAAVTEANGVGSGVGLLGPLAVGACVAAGFGWRPAVAVTALLAVATAVLVARQPVGGAMTPAEPAADATPADPQRADLAEVPRRAGAPTWWFLAAIVAALAIENATTYWATDLVREQTGAGAGIAAATTAGLVAGMTAIRFVVAPLSLRVRPAHLLAVAFLVAIVGWAILWTATVPGVALTGLVVAGFGYGAQYPLSIALLLAAAPGQGDRAQARATLAGGIAIGVAPFALGALADVTGAHTAFLVVPVIALVGAVASWCGGRSLQRVAGAHSGEPVGSRTGGSSAD, encoded by the coding sequence ATGGCCCCCTCCCACCCGCGGCTCCAGCGCGACCGCTTCACCGTCGCGCTGTACGGCTGCTTCGTCGTGTGGGGCTGGCTGCTCTACTCGTTCAACCCGAGCGTGCCGCTGCTCGCCGACGACCTCGGCATCACCGGCGCGCAGGCCGGCCTGCACGGCACCGCGATGGCGGCGGGGGCGATCCTCACCGCGTTCCTCACGCCCCGCTCCGTGCGGGCGCGCGGCCGGCGGTGGTCGCTGCTGGCGGCCTGCGCGGTCGTCGTCGCGGGCACGGTCCTGCTGCTCACGGCGAGCGTGCTGGCCGTCAGCCTGGTCGGCATGTTCGTGCTCGCGATCGGCGGCAACCTCGCGATCAGCTCCGCCCAGCCCGGGCTCGCGCAGCACCACGGTCCGGCCGCGTCGGCGGCCGTGACGGAGGCCAACGGCGTCGGGTCCGGCGTCGGGCTGCTCGGTCCGCTGGCCGTCGGCGCGTGCGTCGCGGCCGGGTTCGGGTGGCGCCCGGCAGTCGCGGTCACCGCGCTGCTCGCGGTCGCGACCGCCGTGCTCGTCGCCCGGCAGCCCGTCGGGGGAGCCATGACGCCCGCCGAGCCCGCCGCCGACGCGACGCCCGCGGACCCGCAGCGCGCCGACCTCGCCGAGGTGCCGCGCAGGGCCGGTGCGCCGACGTGGTGGTTCCTCGCCGCGATCGTCGCCGCGCTCGCGATCGAGAACGCCACCACGTACTGGGCCACCGATCTCGTGCGGGAGCAGACGGGTGCGGGCGCGGGCATCGCCGCCGCGACAACCGCGGGCCTCGTCGCGGGCATGACCGCGATCCGGTTCGTGGTCGCGCCGCTGTCGCTGCGGGTGCGTCCCGCACACCTGCTTGCGGTCGCGTTCCTCGTCGCGATCGTCGGGTGGGCGATCCTGTGGACGGCCACCGTGCCTGGGGTCGCGCTCACCGGGCTCGTCGTCGCGGGCTTCGGGTACGGCGCGCAGTACCCGCTGTCGATCGCCCTGCTTCTCGCGGCGGCACCGGGCCAGGGCGACCGGGCGCAGGCGCGCGCGACGCTCGCGGGCGGCATCGCGATCGGCGTCGCCCCGTTCGCGCTCGGGGCGCTCGCGGACGTGACCGGTGCGCACACCGCGTTCCTTGTGGTCCCGGTGATCGCGCTCGTCGGCGCCGTCGCGAGCTGGTGCGGGGGCCGGTCGCTGCAGCGGGTGGCAGGCGCGCACAGCGGTGAGCCGGTCGGCTCCCGGACCGGCGGCTCGTCCGCCGACTGA
- a CDS encoding endo-1,4-beta-xylanase, with protein sequence MPHRPIAPPVPDPTLAHRTADARLVVRGPDGTPLRRTDVVVEQTAHAFRFGCIGFDLIGLANGETADAPSVFGGASNASAPALADLWLDVFNTATLPFYWGGFERERGRPDTERLLTAARWFAERGVEVKGHPLAWHTVAPAWLRDLPVDEVEAAVRARITRDVTDFAGVVDTWDAINEVVIMPVFDKEPNGLTRLAWDRGRIATIRLAFETAREANPRATLLLNDFDMSTAYECLVEGVLEAGIGVDALGLQSHMHQGYWGEEKTLRVLERFSRFGLPLHLTETTLLSGELMPPEIEDLNDHVVDSWPSTPEGEARQADELVRHYRTLLSHPSVASVTYWGIADEGAWLGAPAGLVRVDGTPKPAYDALRALVRDEWWHAPTTLTTDDDGAVPVHGFLGEYAVTAAGSRAAFTLDGTAAGPVEVRLPA encoded by the coding sequence ATGCCGCACCGCCCCATCGCCCCGCCCGTGCCCGACCCGACCCTCGCGCACCGCACCGCGGACGCCCGCCTCGTGGTGCGCGGCCCCGACGGCACGCCGCTGCGCCGCACCGACGTCGTCGTCGAGCAGACCGCGCACGCCTTCCGGTTCGGCTGCATCGGCTTCGACCTGATCGGCCTGGCGAACGGCGAGACCGCCGACGCGCCGTCCGTGTTCGGCGGCGCGAGCAACGCGTCCGCACCGGCGCTCGCCGACCTGTGGCTCGACGTGTTCAACACCGCGACGCTGCCGTTCTACTGGGGCGGCTTCGAGCGCGAGCGCGGACGCCCCGACACCGAGCGCCTGCTGACGGCCGCCCGGTGGTTCGCCGAGCGTGGCGTCGAGGTCAAGGGGCACCCGCTGGCCTGGCACACGGTCGCGCCGGCCTGGCTGCGTGACCTGCCCGTCGACGAGGTCGAGGCCGCGGTGCGAGCGCGCATCACGCGCGACGTCACCGACTTCGCGGGCGTCGTCGACACGTGGGACGCGATCAACGAGGTCGTCATCATGCCGGTGTTCGACAAGGAGCCGAACGGGCTGACGCGCCTCGCGTGGGACCGCGGGCGCATCGCGACGATCCGCCTGGCGTTCGAGACCGCGCGGGAGGCGAACCCCCGCGCGACCCTGCTGCTCAACGACTTCGACATGTCGACCGCGTACGAGTGCCTGGTCGAGGGCGTGCTCGAGGCCGGGATCGGCGTCGACGCGCTCGGCCTGCAGAGCCACATGCACCAGGGCTACTGGGGCGAGGAGAAGACGCTGCGGGTCCTCGAGCGGTTCTCCCGGTTCGGGCTGCCCCTGCACCTCACGGAGACGACGCTGCTGTCCGGCGAGCTCATGCCGCCCGAGATCGAGGACCTCAACGACCACGTCGTCGACTCCTGGCCCTCCACGCCCGAGGGGGAGGCGCGGCAGGCCGACGAGCTCGTCCGGCACTACCGCACGCTCCTGTCGCACCCGTCCGTCGCGTCGGTGACGTACTGGGGCATCGCCGACGAGGGCGCGTGGCTCGGCGCGCCGGCCGGGCTCGTCCGCGTCGACGGCACGCCCAAGCCCGCCTACGACGCGCTGCGCGCGCTCGTGCGCGACGAGTGGTGGCACGCTCCGACGACCCTGACGACCGACGACGACGGCGCCGTGCCGGTGCACGGGTTCCTCGGGGAGTACGCCGTCACCGCCGCCGGGTCGCGTGCCGCGTTCACGCTCGACGGGACCGCTGCGGGGCCGGTCGAGGTGCGCCTGCCCGCCTGA
- a CDS encoding TrmH family RNA methyltransferase: protein MPRPELLPVTDPTDPRLADYVSLTDVALRSRHEPAKGLYIAESSTVLGRALRAGHRPRSVLLAPRWVPDLERMLAELPDDGATVPVYVADEPVLEAITGFHVHRGALAAMHRPPLPPVADVLAAARGGAGARRVAVLEDVVDHTNVGAAFRSAAALGVDAVLVTPRCADPLYRRSVRVSMGTVFQVPWTRIDPWPDGIEELRSHGFVTASLALADDALTLDELVADPPERLALVLGAEGHGLKPATVAASDLVVRIPMAGGVDSLNVAAAAAVAFWATRA from the coding sequence GTGCCACGCCCGGAGCTGCTGCCCGTCACCGACCCGACCGACCCGCGGCTCGCCGACTACGTGTCGCTCACCGACGTCGCCCTGCGCTCCCGGCACGAACCCGCCAAGGGCCTCTACATCGCCGAGTCCTCGACCGTCCTCGGGCGCGCGCTGCGGGCCGGCCACCGGCCCCGGTCCGTCCTGCTCGCGCCCCGCTGGGTGCCCGACCTCGAGCGCATGCTCGCCGAGCTGCCCGACGACGGCGCCACCGTGCCCGTCTACGTCGCGGACGAGCCCGTGCTCGAGGCCATCACGGGCTTCCACGTGCACCGGGGCGCGCTCGCGGCCATGCACCGCCCGCCGCTGCCGCCCGTCGCCGACGTCCTCGCCGCCGCGCGCGGCGGCGCCGGGGCTCGCCGCGTCGCCGTGCTCGAGGACGTCGTCGACCACACCAACGTGGGAGCGGCGTTCCGGTCCGCCGCCGCGCTCGGCGTCGACGCCGTGCTCGTCACGCCGCGCTGCGCCGACCCGCTCTACCGCCGCTCGGTGCGCGTGTCGATGGGCACGGTGTTCCAGGTGCCGTGGACGCGCATCGACCCGTGGCCCGACGGCATCGAGGAGCTGCGGTCCCACGGCTTCGTGACGGCGTCGCTCGCGCTCGCGGACGACGCCCTCACGCTCGACGAGCTGGTCGCCGACCCGCCCGAGCGGCTCGCGCTCGTCCTCGGCGCGGAGGGGCACGGGCTCAAGCCCGCGACGGTCGCGGCCTCCGACCTCGTCGTGCGCATCCCCATGGCCGGTGGGGTCGACTCGCTCAACGTCGCGGCCGCCGCGGCGGTCGCGTTCTGGGCGACGCGCGCCTGA
- a CDS encoding TPM domain-containing protein has protein sequence MPHPRPLTRTAGALLLAAVAAVAPVALAGPASAEPPSRLAEEVTDSAGVLDAADRAEVVAALDDLADRTPYQLFVVYVRTFDGTSGADWADETAVASGLGRDDLLLAVAVEDRQYQVSVDPDLALTDAQLADVETDRIEPALRDDDWAGAAVAAAEGYADAATGDALGPDGARPGGPDGGLVLGILGGGVLLVAGGVGSAALVRRRRAAAAVRAELEELDGRASSALVAVDEAVQASAQELGFAEAQLGAATVAPFAAALTQARTDLAGAFAARQQLDDGVPDTAPDRRRLLATILETCTRVDTALDAQSAEFDRLRDLHARAPELLADAASGADAVDARAATTATTLADLTARYAPSALVAVVDNVAGARALADRARAASARGTAVVGSDRPAAVAAALEGADALAQAAALLDAVDAAATELAQAPARLAAACTALETDVADAARLGGPAAPAVEAPAARAREVLAHARSAQSAADPLAAASAVHAAEQALDQVLDPLREAEAARARAVERLPQARAALDSLVVGAQAIIQSHRTVVGPTARTRLAEAQRLAESSVPLTGSDPVAALQALEAALGLADSAYRSASADVDAERARRAAAASWSWESTSSRGGFGGSSGGWGSSGGSSGGWGGGSSRRSSSSSRRSSSRSSSRSSSSRRSSSGRSRRGGGGRF, from the coding sequence ATGCCCCACCCTCGCCCGCTCACCCGCACGGCGGGCGCGCTCCTGCTCGCGGCCGTTGCCGCCGTCGCCCCGGTGGCCCTCGCCGGTCCCGCGTCGGCCGAGCCGCCGAGCCGCCTCGCCGAGGAGGTCACGGACAGCGCGGGCGTGCTCGACGCCGCCGACCGCGCGGAGGTCGTCGCCGCGCTCGACGACCTCGCCGACCGCACCCCGTACCAGCTCTTCGTCGTCTACGTGCGCACGTTCGACGGCACGAGCGGCGCGGACTGGGCCGACGAGACGGCGGTCGCGTCGGGCCTGGGCCGCGACGACCTGCTGCTCGCGGTCGCCGTCGAGGACCGGCAGTACCAGGTGTCGGTCGACCCGGACCTCGCGCTCACGGACGCGCAGCTCGCGGACGTCGAGACGGACCGCATCGAGCCGGCGCTGCGCGACGACGACTGGGCGGGCGCCGCGGTCGCCGCGGCGGAGGGCTACGCGGACGCCGCCACCGGGGACGCGCTCGGCCCGGACGGGGCGCGCCCGGGTGGGCCCGACGGCGGGCTCGTGCTGGGGATCCTCGGCGGCGGCGTGCTGCTGGTCGCAGGCGGGGTCGGGTCGGCGGCGCTCGTCCGGCGCCGGCGTGCGGCAGCGGCGGTGCGGGCCGAGCTCGAGGAGCTCGACGGGCGCGCCAGCTCGGCCCTCGTCGCCGTGGACGAGGCCGTCCAGGCGAGTGCGCAGGAGCTCGGGTTCGCCGAGGCGCAGCTCGGTGCCGCGACGGTCGCGCCCTTCGCCGCGGCGCTCACACAGGCGCGCACCGACCTGGCCGGTGCGTTCGCCGCCCGGCAGCAGCTCGACGACGGCGTGCCGGACACGGCCCCCGACCGCCGCAGGCTGCTCGCGACGATCCTCGAGACGTGCACGCGGGTCGACACGGCCCTCGACGCGCAGTCCGCCGAGTTCGACCGCCTCCGCGACCTGCACGCACGCGCGCCGGAGCTCCTCGCCGACGCGGCGTCGGGGGCCGACGCGGTGGACGCCCGGGCCGCGACCACGGCGACGACGCTCGCCGACCTGACCGCCCGGTACGCACCCTCCGCTCTCGTCGCCGTGGTCGACAACGTCGCGGGCGCGCGGGCGCTCGCGGACCGGGCCCGGGCGGCGTCCGCGCGCGGCACCGCCGTCGTCGGGTCGGACCGGCCCGCCGCCGTGGCCGCGGCGCTCGAGGGTGCCGACGCGCTCGCGCAGGCCGCCGCGCTGCTCGACGCGGTGGACGCCGCCGCGACCGAGCTCGCGCAGGCACCCGCCCGGCTCGCCGCGGCGTGCACCGCCCTCGAGACGGACGTGGCCGACGCGGCACGGCTGGGCGGGCCGGCCGCACCCGCGGTGGAGGCCCCCGCGGCCCGCGCGCGCGAGGTGCTCGCGCACGCCCGTTCCGCGCAGTCCGCAGCCGACCCGCTGGCTGCGGCGAGCGCCGTGCACGCCGCCGAGCAGGCGCTCGACCAGGTGCTCGACCCGCTGCGCGAGGCCGAGGCCGCCAGGGCCCGGGCGGTCGAGCGGCTCCCGCAGGCGCGTGCTGCGCTGGACAGCCTCGTCGTCGGGGCGCAGGCGATCATCCAGAGCCATCGCACGGTGGTGGGCCCGACCGCACGCACGCGGCTCGCGGAGGCGCAGCGGCTCGCGGAGTCCTCGGTGCCGCTGACCGGAAGCGACCCGGTCGCCGCCCTGCAGGCCCTGGAGGCCGCGCTCGGGCTGGCCGACTCCGCGTACCGCAGCGCGTCGGCGGACGTCGACGCGGAGCGCGCCCGCCGTGCGGCTGCCGCGTCGTGGTCGTGGGAGTCGACGTCGTCGCGCGGCGGCTTCGGCGGCTCGAGCGGCGGCTGGGGCAGCTCGGGCGGATCGAGCGGCGGCTGGGGCGGCGGCTCGTCGCGCCGGTCGAGCTCGTCGTCGCGGCGGTCGTCGTCGCGCTCGTCGTCCCGGTCGAGCTCGTCGCGGCGCTCGTCGTCCGGCCGGAGCCGGCGTGGCGGTGGCGGCCGCTTCTGA
- a CDS encoding class I SAM-dependent methyltransferase: MTDLLDERVSSSELFAPVGASADDVATRVLAAVLGSQEVLALYAGDRLGWYRALAQDGPTTSTALARATGTHERYVREWLEHQAVAGFVTADGAADALARRYALTAGAAEVLTDHDSTAYVGPLARLQVASGRAVDDLLDAYRTGGGVTWARLGADAREAQAAVNRPFFLGPFVDEVVPSLPDLHDLLRGGARVADVGCGEGWSSLAMARAFPEVSVVGLDVDEPSVAAAQRHVAAHGLEHRVRFLAQDAADAARDHAGAFDVVTAFECVHDMADPVAVLGAVRAMVRDGGYALVMDERTQEQFAAPAGAVERLLYGYSLGVCLPDGMSRPGSAATGTVMRPDVLERYARAAGFAGLEVLDVENEFFRFYRLVL; this comes from the coding sequence ATGACCGACCTCCTCGACGAGCGCGTCTCGTCGTCCGAGCTCTTCGCCCCCGTCGGCGCGTCCGCCGACGACGTCGCCACCCGCGTCCTCGCCGCGGTGCTCGGCTCGCAGGAGGTGCTCGCGCTCTACGCGGGCGACCGCCTCGGCTGGTACCGCGCGCTCGCGCAGGACGGACCCACGACGTCGACCGCGCTCGCCCGCGCCACGGGCACGCACGAGCGGTACGTGCGCGAGTGGCTCGAGCACCAGGCGGTGGCGGGGTTCGTCACGGCCGACGGCGCCGCGGACGCGCTCGCCCGCCGGTACGCGCTGACGGCGGGTGCGGCCGAGGTGCTCACCGACCACGACTCGACCGCGTACGTCGGCCCGCTCGCACGCCTGCAGGTCGCGAGCGGCCGGGCGGTCGACGACCTGCTCGACGCCTACCGGACCGGCGGCGGCGTGACGTGGGCGCGCCTCGGCGCCGACGCCCGCGAGGCGCAGGCAGCGGTCAACCGGCCGTTCTTCCTCGGCCCGTTCGTCGACGAGGTCGTCCCGTCGCTGCCGGACCTGCACGACCTGCTGCGCGGCGGTGCGCGCGTCGCGGACGTCGGCTGCGGCGAGGGCTGGTCGAGCCTGGCGATGGCCCGCGCCTTCCCCGAGGTGTCGGTCGTCGGGCTCGACGTCGACGAGCCGTCGGTCGCCGCCGCCCAGCGGCACGTCGCGGCGCACGGGCTCGAGCACCGGGTGCGCTTCCTCGCGCAGGACGCCGCCGACGCCGCACGGGACCACGCGGGCGCGTTCGACGTCGTCACCGCGTTCGAGTGCGTGCACGACATGGCCGACCCCGTCGCCGTGCTGGGCGCGGTGCGGGCGATGGTCCGCGACGGCGGGTACGCGCTCGTCATGGACGAGCGGACGCAGGAGCAGTTCGCGGCGCCCGCGGGTGCCGTCGAGCGGCTGCTCTACGGGTACTCGCTCGGCGTGTGCCTGCCGGACGGCATGTCGCGGCCCGGCAGCGCCGCCACGGGGACCGTCATGCGGCCCGACGTGCTCGAGCGGTACGCCCGCGCCGCGGGGTTCGCGGGCCTCGAGGTGCTCGACGTCGAGAACGAGTTCTTCCGGTTCTACCGGCTCGTCCTGTAA
- a CDS encoding AfsR/SARP family transcriptional regulator yields the protein MTDRPRYRLLGPLEVRRDGADRPVTGPQQRALLAVLLAHRGRAVTDDVLVDTLWPDGPPPSARHTLRAHVSRLRTLVGDDVRTLDGGYVLDVPPDATDAGAFEAMVRAAGAQAPRDTVVTLEQALALWHGPAFGRAAELAPVAAAARHLDGLRLDALHALAEALVAAGRPGDAVTTADALVALDPYRELAWAVAVRARTAAGRPADALATHRRAAGALDELGLLPGPALRAAQAEALAVGAPVAPSPPDAPRRTADPSDASPAPLAADRGPATARPGSDAAAHVPRPPARPDGVPTAPPGRAVPLPRTPYVPRAGEVAAVRSLLDEARLVTLAGPGGVGKTRLALEVARTVPPARTRFVELGAVRDPSAVPAAVVAAAGLSAAAGPPATAMTALAARDLVVVLDNCEHVVDAVAEVVGTLLDHPGPLRLLATSREPLRVPGEHVHRVAPLDPSAARRLFVARARAAGATTTADDPEVDHVVDLLDGLPLALEMAGVRAAATSSADLVDELRHRLGELAHGARAVEPRHASLTALVDWSRDLLDPAARRALDGWPVFASAVLPAVAASVLDVARAQVETLAARSLVVRDDAHGRTRLRMLRTVRAAVGEPFDDAPVRARHAAVVADLLAAADARLHGPDEPAARGEADDLLAEAGAAHAWARRHDTGTAVRLTRALHDHAVDGLRDEVLGWAALLVADAGGRAHPAAHASLAARLVLGGRHVEGARHARRALASADALADRLHAIEVLADAALFEGDLDEAAALGDVLVEHGTRAGSVHHVEIGHSYRVLRLTYTGETSAARDALARCRAAVDALGVPPGPTTAGWLAFLAGEVEADADPPAALASLRAARDLAAVAGNRYLGGVARSAATALLARHGDARVTRTDGPGTPWSDVAEVLRWWLDAGDRTHLVTTLRNVLVLLERAGDDDGAATLWGAVVEADDVPVAYGTERARLDDVRAALEHRLGAARFADRVRTGRARSPEQAAHGLLTPGATPSTTTSAPGDDPYRTSR from the coding sequence ATGACGGACCGCCCCCGGTACCGGCTGCTCGGCCCGCTGGAGGTGCGCCGCGACGGCGCCGACCGGCCCGTGACCGGGCCGCAGCAGCGCGCGCTCCTCGCGGTGCTGCTCGCGCACCGTGGCCGGGCCGTGACGGACGACGTGCTCGTCGACACCCTGTGGCCCGACGGCCCGCCGCCGTCCGCGCGTCACACGCTGCGCGCGCACGTCTCGCGGTTGCGCACGCTCGTGGGCGACGACGTGCGCACGCTCGACGGCGGCTACGTGCTGGACGTCCCGCCCGACGCGACCGACGCGGGCGCCTTCGAGGCGATGGTGCGCGCCGCGGGCGCGCAGGCTCCGCGGGACACCGTCGTGACCCTGGAGCAGGCGCTCGCGCTGTGGCACGGCCCCGCGTTCGGCCGCGCCGCCGAGCTCGCGCCGGTCGCGGCCGCCGCCCGCCACCTCGACGGGCTGCGGCTCGACGCGCTGCACGCGCTCGCGGAGGCGCTCGTCGCCGCCGGACGCCCTGGCGACGCGGTCACGACGGCGGACGCGCTCGTCGCGCTGGACCCGTACCGCGAGCTCGCGTGGGCGGTCGCGGTGCGCGCCCGCACCGCCGCGGGCCGGCCCGCGGACGCGCTCGCGACGCACCGCCGCGCCGCCGGCGCGCTCGACGAGCTCGGGCTGCTCCCGGGTCCGGCGCTGCGCGCCGCCCAGGCGGAGGCGCTGGCCGTCGGCGCGCCCGTCGCGCCGTCGCCGCCGGACGCGCCGAGGCGGACGGCGGACCCGTCCGACGCCTCCCCGGCACCGCTCGCCGCAGACCGGGGGCCGGCCACCGCGCGGCCGGGCTCCGACGCCGCGGCGCACGTACCGCGTCCACCCGCGCGCCCCGACGGCGTCCCGACCGCCCCGCCCGGTCGCGCGGTCCCGCTGCCCCGCACGCCGTACGTCCCACGTGCGGGCGAGGTCGCCGCCGTCCGGTCGCTGCTCGACGAGGCGCGGCTCGTCACGCTCGCCGGACCCGGCGGCGTGGGCAAGACCCGGCTCGCGCTCGAAGTCGCACGCACGGTCCCACCCGCGCGCACGCGGTTCGTCGAGCTCGGCGCGGTGCGCGACCCGTCGGCCGTCCCCGCTGCCGTCGTCGCGGCGGCCGGCCTGAGCGCCGCCGCCGGCCCCCCGGCCACCGCGATGACCGCGCTCGCGGCGCGCGACCTCGTCGTGGTGCTCGACAACTGCGAGCACGTCGTCGACGCCGTCGCGGAGGTCGTCGGGACGCTCCTCGACCACCCGGGGCCGCTGCGCCTGCTCGCGACCAGCCGCGAGCCCCTGCGGGTGCCCGGCGAGCACGTGCACCGCGTGGCGCCGCTCGACCCGTCCGCGGCCCGGCGGCTCTTCGTCGCGCGGGCACGCGCCGCGGGCGCCACGACCACGGCCGACGACCCGGAGGTCGACCACGTGGTCGACCTGCTCGACGGCCTGCCGCTCGCTCTCGAGATGGCCGGGGTGCGCGCCGCGGCGACGTCGAGCGCCGACCTCGTCGACGAGCTGCGGCACCGCCTCGGCGAGCTCGCGCACGGCGCGCGCGCCGTCGAGCCGCGCCACGCGTCGCTGACGGCGCTCGTGGACTGGTCCCGCGACCTGCTGGACCCCGCGGCGCGGCGCGCGCTCGACGGCTGGCCCGTCTTCGCGTCCGCGGTCCTGCCGGCCGTCGCCGCGTCGGTCCTCGACGTCGCCCGCGCGCAGGTCGAGACGCTCGCGGCCCGGTCGCTCGTCGTGCGCGACGACGCGCACGGCCGGACCCGGCTGCGCATGCTGCGCACCGTCCGCGCGGCGGTCGGCGAGCCGTTCGACGACGCCCCCGTGCGCGCCCGGCACGCCGCCGTCGTCGCCGACCTGCTCGCCGCCGCGGACGCCCGGCTGCACGGGCCGGACGAGCCCGCGGCGCGCGGCGAGGCGGACGACCTGCTCGCCGAGGCGGGCGCCGCGCACGCGTGGGCGCGCCGGCACGACACCGGGACCGCGGTGCGCCTCACCCGCGCGCTGCACGACCACGCGGTCGACGGGCTGCGGGACGAGGTGCTCGGCTGGGCGGCGCTCCTGGTCGCGGACGCGGGCGGTCGTGCCCACCCGGCGGCGCACGCGTCGCTCGCGGCCCGGCTCGTGCTCGGGGGCCGGCACGTCGAGGGCGCCCGGCACGCGCGTCGGGCGCTCGCGTCGGCCGACGCCCTCGCGGACCGGCTGCACGCGATCGAGGTGCTCGCCGACGCCGCCCTGTTCGAGGGCGACCTGGACGAGGCCGCCGCGCTCGGGGACGTGCTCGTCGAGCACGGGACGCGCGCGGGCTCGGTGCACCACGTGGAGATCGGGCACAGCTACCGCGTGCTGCGGCTGACGTACACGGGCGAGACGTCCGCCGCGCGCGACGCGCTCGCGCGCTGCCGGGCGGCGGTGGACGCGCTGGGGGTCCCGCCCGGCCCGACGACGGCGGGCTGGCTCGCGTTCCTCGCGGGCGAGGTCGAGGCGGACGCGGACCCGCCCGCCGCGCTGGCCTCGTTGCGTGCGGCCCGGGACCTCGCGGCGGTCGCGGGCAACCGGTACCTCGGCGGCGTCGCGCGGTCGGCCGCGACGGCGCTGCTGGCACGGCACGGCGACGCGCGCGTCACGCGAACCGACGGGCCCGGTACGCCGTGGTCCGACGTCGCGGAGGTGCTGCGCTGGTGGCTCGACGCAGGCGACCGCACGCACCTCGTCACGACGCTGCGGAACGTGCTCGTGCTGCTCGAGCGGGCGGGCGACGACGACGGCGCGGCGACGCTGTGGGGCGCGGTCGTCGAGGCGGACGACGTGCCCGTCGCGTACGGCACGGAGCGCGCGCGCCTCGACGACGTCCGCGCGGCCCTCGAGCACCGCCTGGGCGCCGCCCGGTTCGCCGACCGGGTGCGCACCGGCCGCGCGCGGTCGCCCGAGCAGGCCGCGCACGGGCTCCTCACGCCCGGGGCGACGCCGTCCACCACGACGTCCGCCCCGGGCGACGACCCTTACAGGACGAGCCGGTAG